The Paraflavitalea devenefica genome contains a region encoding:
- a CDS encoding TonB-dependent receptor, giving the protein MKPNNFPYVFFSVWLMAGMTLQATAQTVIRGKVLNNKQQPLPAASIGVKQSRIGTRADTAGNFVLSLLVHDKVVLKVSSVGYQPKEVEVSAGDSMITIILEEESVSLGEVVVVSAGSFEASDKAKGASLTPIDAVTVAGNGGDIANALRALPGAQQIGEQEGLFVRGGTGEEAKQFVDGALLPHPNFSPVPGMPQPARTNPFLFKGILFSSGGYSALYGQAMSSALILETVDLPDRSSASLHVFPMSVGAGFQQLGKDRKSSYGVNARYGNQTWYNNLVGAKPDFFYGPEYLTGDANFRIRTSKTGMLKFYSNYGYNHTGMRTSDADSAGLLSSFELKGFNVYNNLSYRESLRHQWKIDAAIAYNYFKENVANQLLDAKKAPVFIRVYPYDQKNNSRDTRSGFAQARVVMSKGFRRRQSLRFGGEYFYNKDHYTYNDTLHTGQDNLVAAFAEGDVYIAKHLAAKVGVRAEYTTLLRRMNVAPRVSLAWRFPDAGQINLAYGVFYQKPEDSYLLQNRNLDLSRATHYLVNYQYKANNRLFRVEGYYKRYQHLVTTQPAVANDGKGYARGIELFFRDKRTLKGVDYWITYTYLDTKRRFLDFPTSMRPAFATPHTASLVVKRFFQEINLSANLAYTLATGRPYYDIQTHANGTTYVADQGTTNTYSALNLSFAYIFSLFKGWKNKDFSGIGLGMNNVFGREQVFGYNYSANGLYKLPITQPAARTFYFGIFMTFGIDRRDDFINENL; this is encoded by the coding sequence ATGAAACCTAACAATTTCCCTTATGTCTTTTTTAGCGTGTGGCTGATGGCAGGCATGACCCTGCAAGCTACTGCACAGACGGTTATCCGCGGGAAGGTATTGAACAATAAACAACAGCCTTTGCCGGCGGCCAGCATTGGTGTGAAGCAATCACGCATAGGTACCCGGGCCGATACTGCCGGCAATTTTGTCCTGAGCCTGCTGGTCCATGATAAAGTGGTATTGAAAGTGTCTTCTGTGGGCTACCAGCCTAAAGAAGTAGAAGTGTCCGCGGGTGACTCCATGATTACTATTATACTGGAAGAGGAAAGCGTCAGTCTGGGTGAAGTGGTGGTAGTGAGCGCCGGCAGTTTTGAGGCGAGTGATAAGGCGAAAGGCGCTTCGCTAACACCCATTGATGCGGTAACAGTAGCAGGTAATGGCGGCGATATTGCCAATGCCTTAAGGGCGCTGCCCGGCGCTCAGCAGATCGGTGAACAGGAAGGATTGTTTGTGCGTGGCGGAACAGGGGAGGAGGCCAAACAATTTGTAGATGGCGCCCTGCTGCCACATCCCAATTTCTCCCCCGTGCCCGGTATGCCGCAGCCGGCAAGGACCAATCCCTTTTTATTCAAAGGCATCCTGTTCAGCTCCGGTGGCTATTCTGCCTTATATGGCCAGGCGATGAGTAGCGCATTGATCCTGGAAACGGTTGACCTGCCCGATCGGTCCTCCGCCAGCTTGCACGTATTCCCCATGAGTGTAGGCGCGGGATTCCAGCAATTGGGTAAAGACCGCAAGAGCAGCTATGGCGTGAATGCGCGGTATGGCAACCAGACCTGGTACAATAACCTGGTGGGGGCCAAACCCGATTTCTTTTACGGGCCCGAATACCTCACGGGCGATGCCAATTTCCGCATCAGGACGAGTAAGACAGGCATGCTGAAATTCTACAGCAATTATGGTTATAACCATACCGGCATGCGGACCAGCGATGCCGACAGTGCAGGCCTGTTGTCTTCATTCGAGTTGAAAGGGTTCAATGTATACAATAACCTGTCGTACCGGGAGTCCTTGCGGCATCAATGGAAGATAGACGCTGCGATTGCGTACAATTATTTTAAAGAAAATGTGGCTAATCAATTATTGGATGCAAAGAAGGCCCCTGTCTTTATTCGGGTATATCCTTATGATCAAAAGAATAACAGCCGTGATACACGGTCCGGCTTTGCGCAGGCCAGGGTGGTGATGAGCAAGGGGTTCCGGCGCAGGCAGTCCCTACGGTTTGGCGGGGAATATTTTTATAACAAAGACCACTATACGTATAACGATACGTTGCATACCGGGCAGGATAACCTGGTGGCCGCCTTTGCAGAAGGGGATGTATACATCGCCAAACACCTCGCCGCTAAGGTTGGCGTGCGTGCAGAGTATACTACTTTGTTACGACGCATGAATGTAGCGCCACGGGTCAGCCTGGCCTGGCGTTTCCCCGATGCCGGACAGATCAACCTGGCTTACGGTGTTTTCTATCAAAAGCCGGAGGATAGCTACCTGTTACAGAATAGGAACCTGGATCTCAGCCGGGCCACACACTACCTGGTCAATTACCAGTATAAAGCCAATAACCGGTTATTCAGGGTGGAGGGATATTATAAGCGTTACCAACACCTGGTTACTACGCAGCCCGCTGTTGCCAACGACGGTAAAGGATATGCCAGGGGTATTGAGCTGTTCTTCCGCGATAAGCGCACGTTGAAAGGTGTTGACTACTGGATTACGTACACGTATCTCGATACCAAACGCAGGTTCCTCGACTTCCCAACCTCCATGCGGCCGGCATTTGCCACACCGCATACAGCTTCCCTGGTGGTGAAACGCTTTTTCCAGGAGATCAACCTGAGCGCCAACCTGGCGTACACCCTGGCTACCGGTCGCCCGTACTACGATATTCAAACCCATGCTAACGGTACCACTTATGTTGCCGATCAGGGCACTACTAATACTTATAGCGCGCTCAACCTGAGTTTCGCCTATATATTCTCGCTGTTCAAGGGTTGGAAGAATAAAGACTTCTCCGGTATCGGGCTGGGTATGAATAACGTGTTTGGCAGGGAGCAGGTATTTGGCTATAACTACAGCGCCAATGGCCTGTATAAGCTGCCCATTACACAACCCGCCGCCCGGACTTTTTACTTCGGCATTTTCATGACGTTCGGCATTGACAGGAGAGACGATTTTATCAATGAGAATTTGTGA
- a CDS encoding Panacea domain-containing protein: protein MEAVQRYSLIADYFIALSNERQSPITNLKLQKLVYYAQAWHMVLVKRDLIAENFQAWVHGPVIPALYNDYREFGWKPLMRDDLTPDAFTKIKEQLPADTLQLLQDVCYEYFGLEAFELEKLTHNEDPWLITRKGLADDAPSDRIIDKALIKGYYSKFSMDEQD from the coding sequence ATGGAAGCGGTACAGAGATATTCACTGATTGCCGATTATTTTATAGCACTATCCAATGAAAGGCAATCACCTATCACCAACTTAAAGTTGCAGAAACTGGTGTATTATGCACAGGCCTGGCATATGGTCCTTGTAAAAAGAGACCTGATTGCTGAGAATTTCCAGGCATGGGTGCATGGTCCGGTTATTCCTGCCCTTTACAATGATTACCGCGAGTTTGGCTGGAAGCCCCTTATGAGAGATGACCTTACTCCCGATGCTTTTACTAAAATAAAAGAACAACTACCGGCAGATACCCTGCAACTGCTGCAAGATGTTTGCTACGAGTATTTTGGGTTGGAAGCTTTTGAATTAGAGAAATTGACCCACAATGAAGACCCCTGGCTTATTACCAGAAAAGGATTAGCAGATGACGCCCCATCCGACAGGATTATTGATAAAGCATTGATAAAGGGGTACTATTCAAAGTTTTCGATGGATGAGCAAGATTAG
- a CDS encoding MFS transporter, with the protein MPLHFKQINTMAGDPESVSPVRARIAIAVFFFVSGFGFATWASRIPTIQQKLHLNEAQLGAVLFAMPAGLMLTLPLTGFLLRRFSSRYIMISGALLYNIMMCGVGFATQTWQLVVLLFFFGSSRNLFNISANAQSIGVQALYNRSIIASLHGIWSIAGFVAGSLGTLMVSANIGTSWHFLVVSIVLTSLCCYFFKDSVHQRPSPHERKGGFVWPNRTMLKFGLVTFASMACEGTMTDWAAIYLRKATGATAGMATAGYAIYMAAMTLGRFTGDRLANSLGVKTLLRYCGILMFSGLLLAALLPYTLFGWFCFLLVGFGVSCVVPMTFSMAGKVQHMSGGPAIAAVSTVGYFGFLIVPPAVGFIAEALNLRWSFVLMSLLGILILWMVGKLDVVPKKIS; encoded by the coding sequence TTGCCGCTTCATTTTAAGCAGATCAACACTATGGCTGGTGACCCGGAAAGCGTATCCCCTGTAAGAGCCCGTATCGCTATCGCTGTTTTCTTCTTCGTTTCAGGCTTTGGCTTTGCCACCTGGGCCTCCCGCATTCCCACCATCCAGCAGAAACTGCACCTCAATGAAGCCCAACTGGGCGCTGTATTATTTGCCATGCCCGCAGGGCTCATGCTCACCCTGCCCCTCACCGGCTTCTTATTACGCCGTTTCAGCAGCCGCTATATTATGATATCCGGCGCCCTGTTGTACAATATCATGATGTGCGGGGTAGGCTTTGCAACGCAAACCTGGCAACTGGTAGTACTGCTGTTCTTTTTCGGATCATCCCGCAACCTCTTCAATATTTCCGCCAATGCGCAATCGATCGGCGTGCAGGCATTGTACAACCGGTCGATCATCGCTTCCCTGCATGGCATCTGGAGCATTGCCGGCTTTGTGGCAGGAAGTTTAGGCACCCTCATGGTATCTGCCAATATTGGTACCTCCTGGCATTTCCTTGTGGTAAGCATCGTACTCACCAGTCTTTGTTGTTATTTTTTCAAAGACAGTGTACACCAGCGCCCTTCACCGCATGAACGCAAAGGCGGGTTTGTGTGGCCCAACAGGACCATGCTGAAATTCGGATTGGTCACCTTTGCCTCCATGGCCTGCGAAGGCACCATGACCGACTGGGCAGCCATTTACCTGCGCAAAGCTACCGGCGCTACCGCCGGCATGGCTACCGCCGGTTATGCGATCTATATGGCAGCGATGACCCTCGGCCGCTTTACCGGCGACCGGCTTGCCAACAGCCTTGGTGTTAAAACCTTGCTGCGGTATTGCGGTATATTGATGTTCAGCGGCCTGTTGCTGGCAGCCCTGTTGCCCTATACCTTGTTCGGCTGGTTTTGCTTCCTGCTGGTAGGCTTTGGCGTATCCTGCGTGGTGCCCATGACCTTCAGCATGGCCGGCAAAGTTCAGCATATGAGTGGCGGCCCTGCTATTGCGGCTGTATCTACCGTGGGATATTTTGGTTTCCTCATTGTGCCTCCGGCAGTAGGCTTTATTGCCGAAGCCCTCAACCTGCGCTGGTCTTTTGTGCTCATGTCACTGTTAGGCATACTCATTTTATGGATGGTGGGGAAATTGGATGTTGTTCCTAAAAAAATTAGTTAG
- a CDS encoding helix-turn-helix domain-containing protein yields the protein MWLTHYKIRLIENRLLHTDMRIGEMAIELGFTDESHLNRSFKKLKGMSPTAYRKKFLPAQ from the coding sequence TTGTGGCTTACCCATTACAAGATCCGGTTGATAGAAAACAGGTTATTGCATACGGATATGCGGATAGGGGAGATGGCCATCGAGCTTGGCTTTACAGATGAAAGCCATTTGAACAGGTCCTTCAAAAAGCTCAAGGGCATGAGCCCGACGGCATACAGGAAGAAGTTTTTGCCAGCCCAATGA
- a CDS encoding tetratricopeptide repeat protein, which yields MKKTLFSLGGLLASTLLVAQSVPDATQLIYHERYQSAKAVLHKVLQADPNNAEAWYRLSQAYLPLKETQQLADSLQLATPAIKNNAWYKVAYGQLLLANNHADSARWYFEQAIGDDRKKDPAILLAVANAQISEKNGDPHAALLVLNQAGKKDINAPAFHVLRGNAYRRLANGTEAYRSYQAALNEDSKNAAALYQMGKIFVAQKNADTYLDYFNKAIAADPLYAPAWYELYYHYYFTDAQKALDHFRQYLLISDYNAENEYQHIDLVYINKKYDSAIAMAQHTLAALPADSMPRLHKLLAYSYLGLKDTARAFHSMTTYFAHANDSNFVVKDYEVMAGLYHAMPGKEDSALIFYQAAVTKITDSAALFTYYKKLSDLYKDKKDNVNQAIWLGKYYTNNDRATNIDLFNWGIAHFKAEQYAQADTVFGQYIAKYPEQSFGYYWRARANSLKDSAMEKGIAIPHYQALIDVLQKDTTKAASATDKKWLIEAYGYIAAYETNEAKDYKEAIAHLQKILEIDPANKDAQQYIAILEKKVAADNRSATATSTDTNNSSNNNANNK from the coding sequence ATGAAAAAAACACTCTTCTCGCTTGGTGGCTTGCTGGCTTCAACGCTCCTGGTAGCGCAAAGTGTACCCGATGCCACTCAACTTATTTACCATGAGCGTTATCAAAGCGCCAAAGCAGTCCTGCACAAAGTGCTGCAGGCCGACCCCAATAATGCCGAAGCCTGGTACCGGCTTTCACAGGCTTACCTGCCCCTGAAGGAAACCCAACAGTTAGCCGACAGTCTGCAACTGGCCACGCCCGCAATAAAGAACAATGCCTGGTACAAAGTAGCCTATGGCCAGTTGTTACTGGCCAACAACCATGCCGACAGCGCCCGCTGGTATTTTGAACAGGCTATCGGCGACGATCGCAAAAAAGATCCTGCCATCCTGCTGGCCGTGGCCAATGCACAGATCAGTGAAAAGAACGGCGATCCCCATGCGGCCCTGCTGGTATTGAACCAGGCCGGTAAAAAAGACATCAATGCGCCGGCTTTCCATGTACTGCGCGGCAATGCTTACCGCCGGCTTGCCAATGGCACAGAAGCCTACCGGTCGTACCAGGCCGCACTCAATGAAGACAGTAAAAATGCCGCCGCCCTTTACCAGATGGGCAAAATATTCGTGGCGCAAAAGAATGCCGATACTTACCTCGATTATTTCAACAAAGCCATTGCAGCCGATCCCTTGTATGCACCCGCCTGGTATGAACTGTATTACCACTATTATTTTACAGATGCACAAAAGGCGCTGGACCACTTCCGGCAGTACCTGTTGATCAGTGATTACAATGCGGAGAATGAATACCAGCATATAGACCTGGTGTATATCAATAAAAAATACGACTCTGCCATTGCCATGGCTCAGCATACGCTGGCAGCATTACCAGCCGATTCCATGCCGCGCCTGCACAAGCTGCTGGCCTATAGCTACCTTGGATTAAAGGACACCGCCAGGGCTTTTCATTCCATGACCACTTATTTCGCCCATGCCAATGACAGCAACTTTGTAGTGAAGGACTATGAAGTCATGGCCGGTCTTTACCATGCTATGCCCGGCAAAGAAGATTCGGCACTCATTTTTTACCAGGCCGCCGTTACCAAGATAACAGATTCCGCTGCCCTGTTTACCTACTACAAAAAACTGAGCGACCTTTACAAAGACAAAAAGGACAATGTCAACCAGGCCATCTGGCTGGGTAAATATTATACCAACAATGACAGGGCCACCAATATTGACCTGTTCAACTGGGGCATTGCCCACTTCAAGGCGGAGCAATACGCACAGGCCGATACGGTCTTTGGCCAATACATAGCGAAATACCCAGAACAAAGCTTTGGTTATTACTGGCGCGCAAGGGCCAACTCCCTGAAGGATTCGGCCATGGAAAAGGGGATCGCTATTCCGCATTACCAGGCACTAATAGATGTATTGCAAAAAGATACTACCAAAGCAGCTTCTGCCACCGATAAGAAATGGCTCATCGAAGCGTATGGATACATTGCCGCTTATGAAACCAATGAAGCAAAGGACTATAAAGAAGCCATCGCGCACCTGCAGAAGATACTGGAAATAGACCCGGCCAACAAAGATGCGCAGCAATATATAGCTATACTGGAAAAGAAAGTGGCTGCAGACAATCGTTCCGCCACCGCCACCAGCACCGATACCAATAACAGTAGCAACAATAATGCGAATAATAAGTAA
- a CDS encoding response regulator transcription factor: protein MEERKILIVEDEPKIADTLKAGLAENGYHVEVAYDGRIGERLFMSHAFNLVILDINLPGMNGYDLCKLIRSRNAQVPIMMLTSLGRLNDKMEGYDAGADDYLVKPFEFKELLVKIRVLLKRTMNQHIPIGNLLSADGLTMDLDRKEVVRDGNKITLTVKEFQLLEYLLRNKNRVVSRADIAVNVWEIDFDTNTNVIDVYINYLRNKIDKQYPQKLIQTQVGMGYILKESTR from the coding sequence ATGGAAGAGAGAAAGATACTTATCGTGGAAGATGAGCCTAAGATTGCCGATACGCTGAAGGCCGGACTGGCAGAGAATGGATATCATGTAGAAGTGGCCTATGATGGCAGGATCGGTGAACGGCTGTTTATGTCCCACGCGTTCAACCTGGTCATACTGGATATTAACCTGCCGGGTATGAACGGGTACGACCTGTGCAAGCTCATCCGCAGCAGGAATGCACAGGTACCCATTATGATGCTTACTTCCCTGGGCAGGCTGAATGACAAAATGGAGGGATATGATGCAGGCGCCGATGATTACCTGGTAAAGCCTTTTGAGTTTAAAGAACTGCTGGTGAAAATAAGGGTATTACTCAAGCGTACGATGAACCAGCATATACCCATCGGCAACCTGCTGAGTGCAGACGGTCTTACGATGGACCTTGATAGAAAGGAAGTGGTCCGCGATGGCAATAAGATCACGCTTACCGTGAAAGAGTTCCAGTTGCTGGAATACCTGCTGCGCAATAAGAACAGGGTCGTGTCGCGCGCTGATATTGCGGTGAATGTATGGGAAATAGATTTTGATACGAATACCAATGTGATAGATGTGTACATCAATTACCTGCGGAACAAGATTGATAAGCAATACCCGCAGAAACTGATACAAACACAGGTGGGCATGGGATACATTTTAAAGGAAAGCACCCGTTGA
- a CDS encoding HAMP domain-containing sensor histidine kinase translates to MPVRLRITLLFGSIVFLILLLVCGSVYYFSYTERTNDIILRLTNRAITRARLLGQPNFDQHVLRAIDSSTMMALKDKTLQAYNYLGQKVYTYSDEPSDTLTVDKRILEDARVKGRVYFRIGKKEAVAYHHTDRVSRLVVIAAAYDETGLEKLQQLRNILLFSFLTGSIIAFAGGYFFSGRLLRPIKQIADDINEISAQNLARRIHSGEVHDEWQYLSETLNQLLNRLQESFDMQRRFIANASHELSTPLTSISSQLEVSLQKDREAERYRAVMQSVYQDVRHLGKLTQTLLEFAQASGNTGGLEIQPVRIDEVLLALPAEVNKLDPDYTVALSFGNMPSDDNALIVFGNTELLSLAIRNIVMNACKYSDDHKAIVMLDTADGRLTIAVEDKGIGIPHSELRYIFQPFYRVNHTGSTGGFGLGLSLARRIIKLHKGEITVSSRPGEGTLFRIILPAGQF, encoded by the coding sequence ATGCCGGTACGATTAAGAATAACCCTGTTATTTGGAAGCATTGTTTTCCTGATCCTGCTGCTGGTGTGCGGATCGGTGTATTATTTCTCGTATACAGAGCGCACGAACGATATTATACTCCGGCTTACCAACCGCGCTATCACCAGGGCGCGTTTACTGGGGCAGCCCAATTTTGACCAGCATGTGTTGCGTGCGATTGATTCCTCCACCATGATGGCCCTGAAGGATAAGACCCTGCAGGCCTATAATTACCTGGGACAAAAAGTATACACGTACAGCGATGAACCTTCCGACACCCTGACGGTGGATAAGCGTATCCTGGAAGACGCCCGGGTAAAAGGGCGGGTATATTTCAGGATCGGTAAGAAGGAAGCAGTGGCCTATCATCATACAGACCGGGTATCACGACTGGTAGTTATTGCAGCAGCGTATGATGAAACAGGCTTGGAGAAATTGCAGCAACTCCGGAATATCCTCTTGTTCAGCTTTCTCACAGGCAGTATTATTGCTTTTGCAGGTGGCTACTTCTTTTCGGGCCGCCTCTTGCGCCCTATTAAACAGATAGCCGATGATATTAATGAGATATCAGCGCAAAACCTGGCCCGGCGCATCCACTCCGGGGAAGTGCATGATGAATGGCAATACCTGTCGGAAACCCTGAACCAGTTGCTGAACCGCCTGCAGGAAAGTTTTGATATGCAAAGGCGTTTTATTGCCAATGCATCCCATGAACTGTCAACACCGTTAACTTCCATATCCAGTCAACTGGAAGTATCCCTGCAAAAAGACCGCGAAGCGGAGCGGTACAGGGCCGTCATGCAGTCGGTATACCAGGATGTACGGCACCTGGGTAAGTTAACACAAACCTTGCTGGAGTTTGCCCAGGCGTCGGGTAATACAGGCGGACTGGAGATACAACCGGTAAGGATTGATGAAGTGTTGCTGGCGTTGCCTGCTGAAGTGAATAAGCTCGATCCCGATTATACGGTGGCGTTGTCTTTTGGCAATATGCCTTCCGACGACAATGCCCTGATCGTATTTGGCAATACCGAATTGTTGTCCCTGGCCATCAGGAATATAGTGATGAATGCCTGTAAATATTCCGATGATCACAAAGCCATCGTAATGCTGGATACGGCCGATGGCCGGTTGACGATAGCTGTGGAGGACAAAGGCATTGGTATTCCCCACAGTGAACTGAGATATATTTTCCAGCCTTTCTACCGCGTTAACCATACCGGCAGTACCGGTGGTTTCGGGCTTGGCCTGTCGCTGGCGCGCCGTATTATCAAACTACACAAAGGAGAGATCACCGTCAGCTCCCGGCCGGGTGAAGGTACTTTATTCCGGATCATACTGCCGGCAGGTCAATTCTAA